One Anaerolineales bacterium DNA window includes the following coding sequences:
- a CDS encoding isoprenylcysteine carboxylmethyltransferase family protein, whose product MTTAMLVSSIAAELLAAVAVAVSLLYPRRRIWPPDAGSSWKKAWMGFLFLYASAGIGMLGLLDSGSLDLPLIWRLIAGIPLLSGGLSLFLWAAGILGIRRTFGASGLLATAGPFRFSRNPQYIGCMAMLAGWTILSASQAAGLAAGFGFLPLLMVPWAEESWMKARFGRPYEDYLRRVRRFL is encoded by the coding sequence ATGACCACCGCTATGTTGGTTTCTTCGATCGCCGCCGAACTGCTCGCCGCGGTAGCCGTCGCGGTCAGCCTGCTTTACCCCCGCCGCCGGATCTGGCCGCCGGACGCCGGCTCGTCCTGGAAAAAAGCTTGGATGGGCTTTCTCTTCCTCTACGCGTCGGCCGGGATCGGGATGCTGGGGCTCCTTGATTCCGGCAGTTTGGACCTCCCGCTGATATGGCGGTTGATCGCTGGAATTCCGCTTCTGTCGGGAGGATTGTCGCTGTTCCTGTGGGCCGCGGGCATCCTCGGAATCCGGAGGACGTTCGGTGCGAGCGGACTGTTGGCGACCGCGGGGCCGTTCCGCTTTTCGCGAAATCCGCAATATATCGGATGCATGGCCATGCTGGCCGGTTGGACGATCCTCAGCGCGTCGCAAGCCGCTGGCCTCGCGGCGGGCTTTGGTTTCCTTCCGCTGTTGATGGTTCCCTGGGCGGAAGAATCCTGGATGAAGGCGCGTTTCGGCCGGCCGTATGAGGATTATTTGCGGCGGGTGCGGCGCTTCCTGTAA
- a CDS encoding carbohydrate ABC transporter permease, protein MTSLVARPKINLRKYSSRIVQYAVLSLIVIVVFVPIVMLVFSALKTRGEAMTNPYTPPIPPRWDNYLNILRAPNFWTMLKNSLIVMAGTTTSVVLVCSLAAFVFARMKFRSKDLLFNILTLGLMFPINIAILPVYLLIRDLKLPDTLIGVMFVQTAFALSGNIMILRGFFLSIPMELEDASYIDGCTAFDFFWRILMPMARPALAAVAALTMIASWNDLLVPLVLINKETLWTLPLGTMQFQGQYGMDISLVNAFVSLSAVPTLLFYFFAERQIVAGMTAGAIKG, encoded by the coding sequence ATGACTTCCCTGGTGGCGCGTCCGAAAATCAACCTGAGGAAATACTCCTCGCGAATCGTCCAGTACGCGGTGCTTTCGTTGATCGTCATCGTCGTGTTCGTTCCCATTGTGATGCTGGTTTTCAGCGCGCTCAAGACGCGCGGCGAGGCGATGACCAATCCGTACACCCCGCCCATTCCCCCGCGCTGGGACAACTACCTCAACATTTTGCGGGCTCCAAACTTCTGGACGATGCTCAAGAACAGCCTGATCGTCATGGCCGGCACGACGACCAGCGTGGTGCTGGTGTGCAGTCTGGCGGCGTTCGTCTTCGCCCGGATGAAGTTCCGCAGCAAGGACCTGTTGTTCAACATCCTCACCCTGGGCTTGATGTTCCCCATCAACATCGCCATCCTCCCGGTGTACCTGCTGATCCGGGATCTCAAACTGCCCGATACCCTCATCGGCGTGATGTTTGTCCAGACCGCCTTCGCGCTTTCAGGCAACATCATGATCCTGCGCGGTTTTTTCCTCTCCATCCCCATGGAATTGGAGGACGCCTCCTACATCGATGGATGCACGGCCTTCGATTTCTTCTGGCGGATCCTGATGCCGATGGCGCGGCCGGCCTTGGCGGCGGTGGCGGCGCTGACGATGATCGCCAGCTGGAACGACCTTCTGGTCCCGCTGGTCCTGATAAACAAGGAGACTTTATGGACCCTGCCGCTGGGGACCATGCAGTTCCAAGGCCAGTACGGGATGGACATCTCCCTGGTGAACGCCTTTGTCTCCCTTTCGGCGGTGCCGACGCTCCTGTTCTATTTCTTCGCCGAACGGCAAATCGTGGCCGGCATGACGGCGGGCGCGATCAAAGGATAA
- a CDS encoding glycoside hydrolase codes for MPMIARTSLFVVVFSLLLSACGTGPSPVPQADGGTPPPATAVAPSPAPPTATPSHRPAATSVQSFESGAYRNLFAEYLGKSETEIQAKLESAWNQLFYGDDGTERVYYPDGEDMAYMVDIGNNDIRSEGMSYGMMIAVQLDKKEEFDRLWKWTKTHMYQTEGPYRGYFAWHCDLEGKPLAANPASDGEEWFVTALFFASARWGDGQGIFDYRAEALQILHTMLNKTEENGIATDMFDPEHKQVVFVPSGRNATFTDPSYHLPAYYEVWAREAEKDNQFWADAAEESRAFFRLAAHPQTGLMPDYAEFDGTPTGGEHADFRFDAWRTLANVAVDYAWFGVDPWQVEQSNRVLAFLASQGMHSYPNQYTLDGKPLSGDHSPGLVAMAAVAALAADADIGTPFVEALWDASIPRGTWRYYDGLLYFMALLHVSGEFQARMP; via the coding sequence ATGCCGATGATCGCTCGAACTTCCTTATTCGTTGTCGTCTTCTCCCTTCTCCTTTCCGCTTGCGGAACCGGGCCCAGCCCGGTTCCGCAAGCGGATGGGGGGACGCCGCCGCCGGCAACGGCGGTCGCCCCTTCGCCGGCCCCGCCCACCGCCACGCCCTCTCACCGTCCGGCGGCGACCAGCGTTCAATCCTTCGAAAGCGGCGCCTACCGCAACCTCTTCGCGGAATACCTGGGAAAATCGGAAACCGAGATCCAAGCCAAACTGGAATCCGCCTGGAACCAGTTGTTCTACGGCGACGACGGGACGGAGCGGGTGTACTACCCCGACGGGGAGGACATGGCCTACATGGTCGATATCGGCAACAACGATATCCGCTCTGAGGGCATGTCCTATGGGATGATGATCGCCGTACAGCTGGATAAGAAGGAAGAGTTTGACCGGTTGTGGAAGTGGACCAAAACCCACATGTACCAGACGGAAGGTCCGTACCGGGGGTACTTCGCCTGGCACTGCGACCTCGAAGGAAAACCGCTGGCGGCGAATCCCGCCTCGGACGGCGAAGAGTGGTTCGTCACGGCGCTGTTCTTCGCCTCGGCGCGGTGGGGCGACGGGCAAGGAATCTTCGATTACCGGGCGGAAGCCCTGCAGATCCTGCACACCATGCTCAATAAGACCGAAGAGAACGGGATCGCCACCGACATGTTCGATCCGGAGCACAAGCAGGTGGTCTTCGTTCCCTCCGGAAGAAACGCCACCTTCACCGATCCCTCCTACCATCTGCCGGCGTATTATGAGGTTTGGGCGCGGGAAGCGGAAAAGGACAATCAATTCTGGGCGGATGCCGCCGAGGAGAGCCGGGCTTTCTTCCGCCTCGCCGCCCACCCGCAAACCGGCTTGATGCCGGACTACGCCGAGTTCGACGGGACGCCGACCGGAGGCGAGCATGCGGATTTCCGCTTCGACGCCTGGCGGACTCTCGCGAACGTCGCAGTGGATTACGCCTGGTTCGGGGTGGATCCTTGGCAGGTCGAGCAATCCAACCGGGTCCTGGCATTCCTCGCCTCCCAGGGAATGCATTCCTACCCCAACCAATACACGCTCGACGGAAAACCGCTTTCCGGCGATCATTCCCCCGGCTTGGTCGCGATGGCCGCCGTCGCCGCGTTGGCGGCGGACGCGGACATCGGAACACCCTTTGTCGAGGCGTTGTGGGACGCGTCGATCCCCCGGGGCACATGGCGGTATTACGACGGTTTGTTGTATTTTATGGCTTTGTTGCACGTCAGCGGGGAATTCCAAGCCCGCATGCCGTAA
- a CDS encoding LacI family DNA-binding transcriptional regulator — translation MSKTRPDKVTIVDVAAKAGVSFGTVSRVINNDIHVRPETRERVQNVMQKLGYTANRQARSLAGGRSNIVGLLVPDLGTGYIGEIIRGIDAELSLTNLDLILYTTHRTASKESNYVANLAKGMVDGLLLVLPRSPSDYIGTLSSRMVPFVLIDHQGIGRDCPMVGATNWQGAFNATEYLIKLGHTRIGFITGSMDLGCAGDRLEGYRSALRTYHLPDNSDLVYEGTFFQTDGYAGACALLELADPPTAIFASNDVMAMGAMDAVRNRGLRVPHDVSVVGFDDIPQASVVRPALTTVSQPLEKMGRVATQMLLDLFRKEEKADNRIELPTELVIRESCQPRRANV, via the coding sequence ATGTCGAAAACCAGACCGGATAAAGTCACCATAGTCGATGTGGCCGCGAAGGCGGGCGTTTCCTTCGGCACGGTATCCCGCGTCATCAACAACGACATCCACGTTCGTCCGGAAACCCGCGAGCGGGTGCAGAACGTGATGCAGAAGCTCGGATACACGGCCAACCGCCAAGCCCGCAGCCTCGCCGGCGGGAGGTCCAACATCGTCGGCCTGCTTGTGCCCGATCTGGGCACCGGCTACATCGGGGAAATCATCCGCGGCATCGACGCCGAACTCAGCTTGACCAATCTGGACCTGATCCTCTACACCACCCACCGCACCGCGAGCAAAGAATCCAACTACGTCGCCAACCTGGCCAAGGGCATGGTGGACGGCCTGTTGTTGGTCCTGCCCCGCAGCCCATCCGACTACATCGGAACCCTCTCCAGCCGGATGGTGCCCTTCGTGCTGATCGACCATCAGGGCATCGGGCGGGATTGCCCGATGGTAGGAGCCACCAACTGGCAGGGCGCCTTCAACGCCACGGAATACCTCATCAAGCTCGGGCACACGCGGATCGGTTTCATCACCGGGTCGATGGACCTCGGGTGCGCCGGCGACCGGCTGGAGGGCTACCGCTCGGCGCTGCGCACCTACCATCTGCCCGACAACAGCGACCTGGTCTACGAAGGGACTTTTTTTCAAACCGACGGATACGCGGGCGCATGCGCGCTGCTCGAGCTGGCCGATCCGCCGACCGCGATCTTCGCCTCGAACGACGTGATGGCGATGGGGGCGATGGACGCCGTCCGCAACCGCGGTCTGCGGGTTCCGCACGACGTATCCGTCGTCGGCTTCGACGACATTCCGCAGGCGTCGGTCGTCCGCCCCGCGCTGACGACCGTCAGCCAGCCTCTGGAGAAGATGGGCCGGGTGGCCACCCAGATGCTGCTGGACCTGTTCCGCAAAGAGGAGAAAGCGGATAACCGCATCGAGCTTCCCACCGAGCTGGTGATCCGCGAATCCTGTCAACCGCGGCGCGCGAATGTGTAA
- a CDS encoding response regulator transcription factor has translation MNPLSVLLVEDNAKLREALQTGLEATGEARTVYACASGEAALEFLIDSGEKHAAGPREAERFPDILLLDVQLAGRMNGIQAAAAVRREFPRMPVVFYSIQDDDAYYRDFRRSGILSHYAYVRKSNYLLPAMILPLLRDAAAGKSFIDPEIEARVQEVRRKDENDPLALLEPNEQAVARMLAQGLTNEQIAARMGFRDKRTISRTNGQIYAAWGLATDATDEKVARTRAALIVQAGRLYEWDTKGNRRDVIDGE, from the coding sequence ATGAATCCTCTCTCGGTACTGCTCGTCGAAGATAATGCCAAACTACGCGAGGCGCTTCAAACCGGGCTGGAAGCGACCGGGGAGGCGCGCACCGTGTACGCCTGCGCGAGCGGCGAAGCGGCGCTGGAGTTCCTGATCGATTCCGGTGAAAAGCACGCGGCCGGCCCGAGGGAGGCGGAGCGTTTTCCGGACATCCTTCTGCTGGACGTCCAGCTGGCAGGAAGGATGAACGGGATCCAGGCCGCGGCCGCCGTCCGCCGCGAATTCCCCCGGATGCCGGTGGTGTTCTACTCGATCCAGGACGACGACGCCTACTACCGCGATTTCCGCCGCTCGGGAATCCTCAGCCACTACGCCTACGTCCGCAAATCCAATTACCTCCTTCCGGCGATGATCCTGCCGCTGCTGCGCGACGCGGCCGCCGGAAAAAGCTTCATCGACCCGGAGATCGAAGCCCGGGTCCAGGAAGTGCGCCGCAAAGATGAAAACGATCCGCTGGCCCTGCTCGAGCCGAACGAACAGGCGGTGGCGCGGATGCTGGCGCAGGGCCTGACCAACGAGCAGATCGCGGCGCGGATGGGTTTCCGCGACAAGCGCACGATCAGCCGCACCAACGGGCAAATCTACGCCGCCTGGGGGCTGGCTACCGACGCGACCGACGAAAAGGTCGCCCGCACGCGGGCGGCGCTGATCGTCCAGGCCGGACGGCTGTATGAGTGGGATACCAAGGGGAACCGGAGGGACGTCATCGATGGGGAATGA
- a CDS encoding extracellular solute-binding protein, giving the protein MPRKMLVLTGLVLVTVLLLSACGTATTVAPKPTDKPVAGETAAPEPTVEVAEPVTITWWHISTAEEHKNLWQSMADEYVGMHPNVTIEIQVLENEAFKSKLTTVMQSGEPPDIFQSWGGGVMNEYANAGLLRDINAELDADGGAWRNTFGEGALGVYAYKGVNYGVPWDMGMIGWWYNKALFADAGISAPPTTWSEFHADVDKLQAAGIVPIAVGMGDKWPGMHMWAYLVTRVGGKANFEGALLRTGSFTDAPFVKAGELLQELVAKNPFQDGFLAATYGDEATAMGNGKAAMELMGQWAPAVQKDNSLDKEGIGDNLGWFPFPMVEGGAGDPNDAVGGGNGFAIGKNAPDAAVDFVKFLTSAENQVKLAAINVAIPVVKGGEAGMTDPLLIQLQQELAKAKYFQLYYDQALPPATGSVVNDSVQALFAGSMTPEEAAQAIEDSAKQELG; this is encoded by the coding sequence ATGCCCCGCAAAATGCTAGTGCTGACCGGCCTCGTGCTGGTCACCGTGCTACTGCTCTCGGCTTGCGGAACCGCCACGACGGTCGCGCCGAAGCCGACGGACAAACCCGTCGCCGGCGAGACAGCGGCTCCGGAACCGACGGTTGAAGTGGCCGAACCCGTCACCATCACCTGGTGGCACATTTCGACCGCCGAAGAGCACAAGAACCTGTGGCAGTCGATGGCCGACGAGTACGTGGGAATGCATCCGAACGTCACCATCGAGATCCAGGTGCTTGAGAACGAAGCCTTCAAGTCCAAGCTGACCACCGTCATGCAGTCCGGCGAACCTCCGGACATCTTCCAGAGCTGGGGCGGCGGCGTGATGAACGAATACGCCAATGCCGGCCTGCTCCGCGACATCAATGCGGAACTGGATGCGGACGGCGGCGCGTGGCGCAACACCTTCGGCGAAGGCGCCCTGGGCGTCTACGCCTACAAGGGCGTGAACTACGGCGTTCCGTGGGACATGGGCATGATCGGTTGGTGGTACAACAAAGCCCTCTTCGCGGACGCCGGAATTTCTGCTCCGCCCACGACCTGGTCCGAGTTCCATGCGGACGTCGATAAGCTCCAGGCGGCCGGCATCGTCCCGATCGCCGTGGGCATGGGCGACAAATGGCCGGGCATGCACATGTGGGCCTATCTCGTCACCCGCGTCGGCGGCAAGGCCAACTTCGAAGGCGCGCTGCTGCGCACCGGTTCCTTCACCGACGCCCCGTTCGTCAAGGCCGGCGAGCTGCTCCAAGAGCTGGTCGCCAAGAATCCGTTCCAGGATGGTTTCCTGGCCGCGACCTACGGCGATGAAGCCACCGCGATGGGCAACGGCAAGGCCGCGATGGAACTGATGGGCCAGTGGGCTCCGGCGGTGCAGAAGGACAACAGCCTCGATAAAGAGGGCATCGGGGACAACCTCGGTTGGTTCCCCTTCCCGATGGTCGAGGGCGGCGCCGGTGATCCGAACGACGCGGTCGGCGGCGGCAACGGTTTCGCCATCGGCAAGAACGCCCCGGACGCGGCGGTTGACTTCGTCAAGTTCCTGACCAGCGCCGAAAACCAGGTGAAGCTGGCGGCGATCAATGTCGCCATCCCGGTGGTCAAGGGCGGCGAAGCCGGCATGACCGATCCGCTTTTGATCCAGCTCCAGCAGGAGCTCGCCAAGGCCAAGTACTTCCAGTTGTACTACGACCAGGCGCTGCCTCCGGCGACGGGTTCCGTGGTCAACGACAGCGTGCAGGCTCTGTTCGCCGGCTCTATGACGCCGGAAGAAGCCGCGCAGGCGATCGAAGATTCCGCGAAACAAGAGTTGGGTTAA
- a CDS encoding methylglyoxal synthase produces MNFGKRRIPMEHDKHIALVAHDNKKRDLVEWAKYNRILLAHHKIYATGTTGAILERELGFPIHRLQSGPLGGDQQIGAKIVDGEIDFMIFFWDPLEPVPHDPDVKALLRMTVLWNIPIACNRASADFMISSPLMDGEYERLVPDYDEHRNREIPGGESGSR; encoded by the coding sequence ATGAACTTTGGAAAAAGAAGAATCCCCATGGAACACGACAAACATATCGCGCTGGTCGCCCACGACAACAAGAAGCGCGATCTGGTGGAATGGGCGAAGTACAACCGCATCCTGCTGGCCCACCATAAGATCTACGCCACCGGGACGACCGGGGCGATCCTGGAGCGCGAATTGGGCTTTCCGATCCACAGGCTGCAAAGCGGGCCGCTGGGCGGCGATCAGCAGATCGGGGCGAAGATCGTCGACGGCGAAATTGATTTCATGATCTTCTTCTGGGATCCGCTCGAACCGGTCCCGCACGATCCGGACGTCAAAGCCCTGCTGCGCATGACGGTGCTGTGGAACATCCCCATCGCCTGCAACCGGGCGTCGGCCGACTTCATGATTTCCTCGCCGCTGATGGACGGGGAATACGAAAGGCTGGTGCCGGACTACGACGAGCACCGGAATCGTGAAATCCCGGGCGGCGAATCCGGATCCCGATGA
- a CDS encoding sugar ABC transporter permease: protein MASADTRGIARNPRRTSFLSHKAWKNLTIFLFLLPAFVLFFLFIVYPITKSVYFSFFSWKGFGDPTDFVGLENFQQILKDKIFHRAIINGLLIIGLSLSVQLPLSLGLAIMVGRDLPGRAFFRMIFFMPYVISEVITAIAFMGLYNPDPTRGLFNAILILIPGVKAQAWLGNMQLVMPSLFVVLTWKYFGLHMLLFLAGLQGIPIEVEEAARIDGANGLQLLRYITIPMLGSTIRTSVYLSILGSLQQFILVWIMTKGGPVNASEVMATYMYRFGFVRFWYGYGSAVAIVMLLISLVFSIGYLRIIRQPEYLGGE from the coding sequence ATGGCATCCGCCGATACCCGAGGGATTGCCCGGAACCCCCGCAGAACAAGCTTTCTTTCCCACAAGGCGTGGAAGAACCTGACGATCTTTCTGTTTCTGCTGCCGGCGTTTGTGCTGTTCTTTTTGTTCATCGTGTACCCCATTACAAAATCCGTGTACTTCAGTTTCTTCTCCTGGAAGGGCTTCGGCGATCCGACGGATTTCGTGGGTCTGGAGAATTTCCAGCAGATCTTGAAGGATAAAATCTTTCATAGGGCCATCATCAACGGGCTGTTGATCATCGGCCTCTCCCTGAGCGTCCAGCTGCCGCTCTCGCTCGGGCTGGCCATCATGGTCGGCCGAGACCTTCCCGGCCGTGCATTCTTCCGCATGATTTTTTTCATGCCGTACGTCATCTCGGAAGTCATCACCGCCATCGCGTTCATGGGGCTCTACAACCCAGATCCGACGCGCGGTTTGTTCAACGCGATCCTTATCCTCATTCCCGGTGTCAAAGCCCAGGCTTGGCTGGGAAACATGCAATTGGTGATGCCGAGCCTGTTTGTCGTCCTGACGTGGAAATATTTCGGGCTGCACATGCTGTTGTTCCTGGCGGGCCTGCAGGGCATCCCCATCGAAGTGGAGGAGGCGGCCCGGATCGACGGGGCCAACGGCCTGCAACTGCTCCGCTACATCACCATCCCGATGCTCGGCAGCACGATCCGCACCTCGGTCTACCTCTCGATCCTCGGGTCGCTGCAGCAGTTCATCCTGGTGTGGATCATGACCAAGGGCGGCCCGGTGAACGCCAGCGAAGTCATGGCCACCTACATGTACCGCTTCGGGTTCGTCCGCTTCTGGTACGGCTACGGCTCCGCGGTGGCGATCGTCATGCTGCTCATATCGCTGGTGTTCTCGATCGGATACCTGCGGATCATCCGCCAGCCGGAATACCTGGGCGGCGAGTAG
- a CDS encoding valine--tRNA ligase, giving the protein MPKIDLPKTYDFHAVERKLYDWWEKSGCFRPAVDPARKPFVISIPPPNVTGELHLGHAMFVSIEDLMIRYHRMLGEPTLWVPGSDHAGIATQLQVEKMLLREDEVTREELGREKFVARTWEWKRKYGGIIYDQLRRLGASCDWTRERFTLDEGLARAVREAFVRLHEKGLLYRGPRLVNWSPGLRTAVSDLEVEYSDEPGTLYYFKYMIKDEPGKGDPVGRPYIPVATTRPETILGDTAVAVHPEDPRYAKFVGRTALVPVLGREIPVIADEAVDREFGTGALKITPGHDPVDYEVGRKHNLALISIFDQTARLNQNGGPYAGMDRFDCRKKIWADMRAQGLVIKEEPYTLRVPRSQRGGEIVEPMISTQWFIRIKPLAEAALAAVRDGRIKIIPERFEKVYFNWLENIQDWCISRQLWWGHRIPVWYCADGHQTVTREDPTACAVCGKRELKQDEDVLDTWFSSGLWPFSTLGWPDKTPDLEYFYPTSVMETGYDILFFWVARMIMFALEFTGEVPFRTVYLHGLVRDEQGRKMSKSIGNVMDPRWVMDGATAEQIRAAGTSAEIAEKFPQGIPGMGTDALRFTLITSGTPGNDLNLSIERVEANRNFANKLWNAGRYTLGAFEKLTGPCGKAPDTLADRWILSRLSQTVETVTRLMDAFQYGEAGRTVYDFFWNEFADWYIELSKLQTAESPERVRSTLQILARVFDSCLRMLHPFTPFVTEALWGRLKEACRAAGEDFDPPGGWPNALIVARWPQAADAVDAQALEDFSIFMEVVRAIRNLRAEKKVPLAKKTSAVVITDRHRRTLEESAAGLCLLARLEPKGLTFAAASPEDSKTMVPLVVGPVRILIPLAEMADPDAERTRLKKESEQAQGQIARVEGLLASDFGRRAPAAVVEKERARLAALKETRAKLEEQLKALAE; this is encoded by the coding sequence ATGCCGAAAATCGACCTTCCCAAAACCTACGACTTCCACGCCGTCGAACGCAAGCTCTACGATTGGTGGGAAAAGAGCGGCTGCTTCCGGCCGGCGGTCGATCCCGCCCGCAAACCGTTCGTGATCTCGATCCCGCCCCCGAACGTCACCGGCGAGCTGCACCTCGGACACGCGATGTTCGTCTCGATCGAAGACCTGATGATCCGCTACCACCGCATGCTCGGGGAGCCAACTCTGTGGGTTCCCGGATCGGACCACGCCGGCATCGCCACCCAGCTGCAGGTGGAGAAGATGCTCCTGCGCGAAGACGAGGTGACCCGCGAGGAGCTGGGCCGCGAGAAGTTCGTAGCCCGGACCTGGGAGTGGAAGCGGAAATACGGCGGGATCATCTACGACCAGCTGAGGCGTTTGGGCGCCTCGTGCGATTGGACCCGCGAGCGTTTCACGCTCGACGAGGGGCTGGCGCGCGCGGTGCGCGAAGCCTTCGTCCGCCTGCACGAGAAGGGCCTGCTCTACCGCGGGCCGCGGCTGGTCAACTGGTCGCCGGGCTTGCGCACCGCGGTCTCCGATCTCGAGGTGGAATACTCCGACGAGCCGGGGACGCTGTATTACTTTAAATATATGATCAAGGACGAACCGGGTAAGGGCGACCCAGTCGGTCGCCCTTACATCCCCGTGGCCACCACCCGCCCCGAAACGATTCTCGGCGACACCGCCGTCGCGGTGCACCCCGAAGATCCGCGCTACGCCAAGTTCGTCGGCCGCACCGCGCTCGTCCCGGTCCTCGGACGCGAGATTCCGGTGATCGCCGACGAGGCGGTGGACCGCGAGTTCGGGACCGGCGCGCTCAAGATCACCCCCGGGCACGACCCGGTCGACTACGAGGTCGGCCGCAAGCACAACCTGGCGCTGATCTCGATCTTCGACCAGACAGCGCGCCTCAACCAGAACGGCGGTCCCTACGCCGGAATGGACCGCTTCGACTGCCGCAAGAAGATCTGGGCGGATATGCGCGCGCAAGGCCTCGTGATCAAGGAGGAGCCGTACACGCTTCGGGTCCCGCGCTCCCAGCGCGGCGGGGAGATCGTCGAGCCGATGATCTCCACCCAGTGGTTCATCCGGATCAAACCGCTGGCCGAAGCCGCCCTGGCCGCGGTGCGCGACGGGCGGATCAAGATCATCCCCGAACGGTTCGAGAAGGTCTACTTCAACTGGCTGGAGAACATCCAGGATTGGTGCATTTCGCGCCAGCTGTGGTGGGGGCACCGCATCCCGGTCTGGTATTGCGCCGACGGCCACCAGACGGTGACGCGCGAAGATCCGACCGCCTGCGCCGTGTGCGGCAAGCGCGAGCTGAAACAGGACGAGGACGTGCTCGACACCTGGTTCTCCTCCGGGCTGTGGCCGTTCTCCACCCTCGGCTGGCCGGACAAGACGCCCGACCTGGAATACTTCTACCCCACCTCGGTGATGGAAACCGGGTACGACATCCTTTTCTTCTGGGTGGCGCGGATGATCATGTTCGCGCTCGAGTTCACCGGCGAGGTTCCCTTCCGCACCGTCTACCTGCACGGGCTGGTGCGCGACGAGCAGGGGCGCAAGATGTCGAAGTCGATCGGCAACGTGATGGACCCGCGCTGGGTGATGGACGGCGCGACCGCCGAGCAGATCCGCGCGGCCGGCACGAGCGCGGAGATCGCCGAAAAATTTCCGCAGGGCATTCCGGGGATGGGCACCGACGCCCTGCGCTTCACCCTGATCACCTCGGGCACGCCGGGCAACGACCTCAACCTCTCGATCGAGCGGGTCGAAGCCAACCGCAACTTCGCCAACAAACTGTGGAACGCCGGCCGCTACACGCTCGGCGCGTTCGAGAAGCTCACCGGGCCGTGCGGCAAGGCGCCCGACACCCTCGCCGACCGCTGGATCCTCTCACGCCTTTCGCAGACGGTCGAAACCGTCACCCGCCTGATGGACGCCTTCCAGTACGGCGAGGCCGGGCGCACCGTGTACGACTTCTTTTGGAACGAGTTCGCCGATTGGTACATCGAGCTTTCCAAACTGCAGACCGCCGAAAGCCCGGAACGCGTCCGGTCCACCCTGCAAATCTTGGCTCGCGTTTTCGATTCCTGCCTGCGGATGCTGCACCCCTTCACCCCGTTCGTCACCGAGGCGCTGTGGGGCCGCCTTAAGGAAGCCTGCCGCGCGGCGGGCGAGGATTTCGATCCCCCGGGGGGATGGCCCAATGCGCTGATCGTCGCCCGCTGGCCCCAGGCGGCGGATGCGGTCGACGCGCAGGCGCTCGAGGATTTTTCGATCTTCATGGAAGTCGTCCGCGCGATCCGCAACCTGCGCGCCGAAAAGAAGGTCCCGCTGGCGAAGAAGACCTCCGCCGTGGTCATCACCGACCGCCACCGGCGCACCTTGGAGGAATCCGCGGCGGGATTGTGCCTGCTGGCGCGTCTGGAGCCGAAGGGGTTGACGTTCGCCGCGGCCTCCCCGGAGGATTCGAAGACCATGGTCCCGCTGGTCGTCGGTCCGGTGCGGATCCTGATCCCCTTGGCGGAGATGGCCGATCCGGACGCCGAACGAACGCGGCTGAAGAAGGAATCCGAACAGGCTCAAGGGCAGATCGCGCGCGTGGAAGGGCTGCTGGCTTCCGATTTCGGCCGGCGCGCGCCGGCCGCGGTGGTGGAAAAGGAACGCGCCCGCCTGGCCGCGCTCAAGGAAACCCGTGCTAAACTCGAGGAGCAGCTTAAGGCGCTGGCGGAATGA